A genomic window from Thermoleophilaceae bacterium includes:
- a CDS encoding PKD domain-containing protein — translation MPLLAVPSAASAGGTPIPPASHGTLLTARPLTGAAPARGPFVHRLRVQNESHYRALKQAADRRAERSGAAPLQRLAPGPRAAVFGSLNAPGLAAGDNSSAGTPPDTTGSIGPIAYVEFVNSVVAEYSRSTLGIVGTPVQLDSFVADPGFNVFDVQVQWDQSAGRWFYAADDCVDGNCSHDSFVDVGWSKTADPAGMNPAQWCHFFIESDPSGPSGTLFDDYPKLGHDDNHLLVSANTFDGNTFKTARLYSIAKPPVGDETTCPTSLSITTFGSTGTPITVPSGDRAVTLEPANIADSSGSGFAVAADDPTGDTPGAKTHLTVWQIGGSGVAPTFTRLGALSVSSFDVPAAVPQPSPSTDTLDSLDTRLTQAVGHADPDAGGAEAVWTQHTIDSVSGRSVDRWYEIIPSTMTVRQQGTISDPSNFVFNGAISPADNGHDAGIQYNLGGSSLLAQIHAQTRKYTAPLSTMSGDVTLATSAAADQDFSCALGPSCRWGDYAAATPDPLAPDLIWGSSQTNGPTPFVPDDPAWRTQNFSFTANQRPAAAIAASPNPVLVGAPVTFTSAGSSDPDGTIVDYQWDLDGNGTFETDTGAAPTVTHAYGAVGALNVGLRVVDDEGGTTDALVGINVQAPPPDITPPHVKLKIKRQKLRNVLAHGLKVTETCDEPCRSTFQVLLTGKVAKQFHITRTVSIGKKSVSLNAGARKTVTIKFSKRARKNLRRARQVKITLKVTSKDAAGNVGRLSRKITLKR, via the coding sequence ATGCCCCTCCTGGCAGTTCCTTCCGCAGCCTCCGCGGGTGGGACGCCGATCCCGCCGGCAAGCCACGGGACCCTGCTCACCGCACGGCCGCTGACCGGAGCGGCCCCGGCGCGCGGCCCGTTCGTGCACAGGCTGAGAGTGCAGAACGAGTCCCACTACCGCGCGCTGAAGCAGGCGGCCGATCGGCGGGCGGAGCGCTCCGGCGCGGCGCCCCTCCAGAGGCTCGCCCCGGGGCCGAGGGCCGCTGTGTTCGGCTCGCTGAACGCGCCCGGCCTCGCTGCCGGGGACAACAGCTCGGCCGGCACGCCGCCGGACACCACCGGCTCGATCGGCCCCATCGCATACGTGGAGTTCGTGAACAGCGTGGTGGCCGAGTACAGCCGCAGCACCCTGGGCATCGTCGGCACCCCGGTGCAGCTCGACAGTTTCGTAGCCGATCCGGGCTTCAACGTCTTCGACGTGCAGGTCCAGTGGGACCAGTCCGCGGGTCGCTGGTTCTACGCCGCCGACGACTGCGTGGACGGGAACTGCTCCCATGACAGCTTTGTGGACGTGGGCTGGTCGAAGACCGCGGATCCCGCCGGCATGAACCCGGCCCAGTGGTGCCACTTCTTCATAGAGAGCGACCCATCGGGGCCAAGCGGCACGCTGTTCGACGACTACCCGAAGCTCGGGCACGACGACAACCACCTGCTGGTGAGCGCCAACACCTTCGACGGCAACACGTTCAAGACGGCACGCTTGTATTCGATCGCCAAGCCGCCTGTGGGTGACGAGACCACGTGTCCGACCTCGCTGAGCATCACCACCTTCGGCTCCACCGGCACGCCGATCACGGTGCCTAGTGGCGACCGCGCCGTGACGCTCGAGCCGGCGAACATCGCTGATTCGTCGGGCAGCGGCTTCGCGGTGGCGGCGGACGACCCCACCGGTGACACTCCGGGTGCGAAGACCCACCTCACCGTATGGCAGATCGGAGGATCCGGGGTCGCGCCGACGTTCACCCGCCTGGGAGCGCTGTCCGTGTCCAGCTTCGACGTGCCTGCCGCCGTGCCGCAACCCTCCCCGTCGACGGACACGCTCGACTCGCTCGACACCCGCCTCACCCAGGCTGTGGGTCACGCCGATCCGGACGCCGGCGGCGCTGAGGCGGTATGGACCCAGCACACGATCGACTCCGTCAGCGGCCGCTCTGTCGACCGCTGGTACGAGATCATCCCGAGCACCATGACGGTGCGGCAGCAGGGGACGATCTCCGACCCCTCGAACTTCGTGTTCAACGGGGCGATCTCTCCCGCGGACAACGGGCACGACGCGGGTATCCAGTACAACCTCGGCGGTTCGAGCCTGCTGGCGCAGATCCACGCTCAGACACGCAAGTACACCGCGCCCTTGAGCACGATGAGTGGTGACGTGACCCTCGCCACGAGCGCGGCCGCGGACCAGGACTTCAGCTGCGCGCTGGGACCGTCGTGCCGCTGGGGCGATTACGCGGCGGCGACTCCGGACCCGCTCGCCCCCGACCTCATCTGGGGCTCGAGCCAGACGAACGGCCCCACCCCGTTCGTCCCAGACGACCCCGCGTGGCGGACCCAGAACTTCTCGTTCACCGCCAACCAGCGGCCTGCCGCGGCAATCGCGGCCTCTCCGAACCCTGTACTGGTGGGTGCGCCGGTGACTTTCACGTCCGCCGGCTCATCGGATCCCGACGGCACGATCGTGGACTACCAATGGGACCTCGACGGCAACGGGACATTCGAGACGGACACCGGCGCCGCCCCCACCGTCACGCACGCCTATGGCGCGGTGGGGGCTCTCAACGTCGGCCTGAGGGTGGTGGACGACGAGGGCGGCACCACGGACGCGCTCGTGGGAATCAACGTGCAGGCCCCTCCGCCGGACATAACGCCGCCGCACGTGAAGCTCAAGATCAAGCGGCAGAAGCTGCGCAACGTGCTCGCCCACGGCCTCAAGGTCACGGAGACGTGCGACGAGCCCTGCCGCAGCACCTTCCAGGTCTTGCTCACCGGCAAGGTGGCCAAGCAGTTCCACATCACGCGGACCGTGAGCATCGGGAAGAAGTCGGTGTCGTTGAACGCCGGCGCGCGCAAGACGGTGACCATCAAGTTCTCCAAGCGGGCGCGTAAGAACCTGCGGCGCGCCCGTCAGGTGAAGATCACGCTGAAGGTCACGTCGAAGGACGCCGCGGGGAACGTCGGCCGGCTGAGCCGCAAGATCACGCTGAAGCGCTAG
- a CDS encoding acyl-CoA carboxylase subunit beta: MTRQKVPETYEEKLAQLQELREAAIHSASEKAVEKQHEKGKLTARERVEKLLDPGSFQELDTFVRHRTFDFDMLKNRPWGDAVVTGHGKIDGRDVCVFSQDFTVFGGSLGEVMAEKMCKIMDLAAKIGCPVIGLNDSGGARIQEGVVSLGAYGDVFVRNVQCSGVIPQISVIMGPCAGGAVYSPAMTDFIFMVKETSHMFITGPDVIKTVTGEEATFEELGGAMSHNTKSGVAHFAADDEESCLEDVRYLMSFLPQNNLEKPPRIHTGDDPDRMDEALDHVVPDNPNKPYDMRDVIHLIVDDGEFFEVHEHYARNIVCGFSRLNGHAIGVVGNQPSQLAGVLDIDASVKGARFVRFCDAFNIPILTFTDVPGFLPGTSQEWGGIIRHGAKLLYAYTEATVPKLTVITRKAYGGAYDVMNSKHMLADFNFAWPTAEVAVMGPDGAVNIIHRRDIAASPTPDERREKLISDYKARFANPYSAAERGYIDDVLIPHETRPRLIQALEALQTKRVDQPKRKHGNIPL, translated from the coding sequence ATGACCCGCCAAAAGGTTCCAGAGACATATGAGGAGAAGCTCGCCCAGCTCCAGGAGCTGCGCGAGGCCGCGATCCACTCCGCCTCGGAAAAGGCGGTCGAGAAGCAGCACGAGAAGGGCAAGCTAACCGCCCGCGAGCGGGTGGAGAAGCTGCTGGACCCAGGCTCCTTCCAGGAGCTCGACACGTTCGTTCGGCACCGAACGTTCGACTTCGACATGCTCAAGAACCGCCCCTGGGGCGACGCCGTGGTCACCGGCCACGGCAAGATCGACGGCCGCGACGTCTGCGTCTTCTCCCAGGACTTCACCGTCTTCGGCGGCTCGCTCGGCGAGGTGATGGCCGAGAAGATGTGCAAGATCATGGACCTGGCGGCCAAGATCGGCTGCCCCGTGATCGGCCTCAACGACTCGGGCGGCGCCCGCATCCAGGAGGGCGTGGTCTCGCTCGGTGCGTACGGCGATGTGTTCGTGCGCAACGTGCAGTGCTCGGGCGTGATTCCGCAGATCAGCGTGATCATGGGCCCCTGCGCGGGCGGCGCCGTGTATTCCCCGGCCATGACGGACTTCATCTTCATGGTCAAGGAGACCTCGCACATGTTCATCACCGGTCCCGATGTGATCAAGACGGTGACCGGCGAGGAGGCCACGTTCGAGGAGCTCGGGGGCGCGATGTCCCACAACACCAAGTCGGGCGTCGCGCACTTCGCGGCCGACGACGAGGAGAGCTGCCTCGAGGACGTTCGCTACCTCATGTCGTTCCTGCCGCAGAACAACCTCGAGAAGCCGCCGCGGATCCACACCGGGGACGACCCCGATCGCATGGACGAGGCGCTCGACCACGTGGTGCCGGACAACCCCAACAAGCCGTACGACATGCGCGACGTGATCCACCTGATCGTCGACGACGGCGAGTTCTTCGAGGTGCACGAGCACTACGCGCGCAACATCGTGTGCGGCTTCTCGCGACTCAACGGCCATGCGATCGGCGTGGTGGGCAACCAGCCGTCACAGCTCGCGGGCGTGCTCGACATCGACGCGTCGGTGAAGGGCGCGCGCTTCGTCCGCTTCTGCGACGCCTTCAACATCCCGATCCTCACCTTCACGGACGTGCCGGGCTTCCTCCCCGGAACGAGCCAGGAGTGGGGCGGGATCATCCGCCACGGCGCCAAGCTGCTCTACGCCTACACCGAGGCGACGGTGCCCAAGCTCACGGTGATCACGCGCAAGGCGTACGGCGGCGCCTACGACGTCATGAACTCCAAGCACATGCTCGCCGACTTCAACTTCGCGTGGCCCACGGCGGAGGTGGCGGTGATGGGCCCGGATGGCGCGGTGAACATCATCCACCGCCGCGACATCGCCGCCTCACCCACGCCCGATGAGCGCCGCGAGAAGCTGATCTCCGACTACAAGGCGCGCTTCGCGAATCCCTACTCCGCTGCCGAGCGCGGCTACATCGATGACGTGCTCATCCCGCATGAGACGCGCCCGCGCCTGATCCAGGCACTCGAAGCGCTGCAGACCAAGCGCGTGGACCAGCCGAAGCGCAAGCACGGGAACATTCCCCTTTAG
- a CDS encoding type II toxin-antitoxin system HicB family antitoxin, protein MDTSSLAGSRYLELPYKIVLMRDKRKGSRPWLATVEELPGCEARGDSPEEATHALRDEMAAWMAGALEEGRSIPRPRNAPEAASARLTLNVPKTLREGLVQAAVREGLSLNQLITIALAGTIRWRPAAGDSNGRWIQARAENLINLDNPPRPGLRQALMLNAVLLGFVAVAALTVLIVALANGF, encoded by the coding sequence TTGGACACTTCGTCGCTGGCCGGCTCCCGCTACCTGGAGCTGCCTTACAAAATCGTCCTCATGAGGGACAAGCGCAAGGGCTCTCGGCCCTGGCTCGCCACCGTTGAGGAGCTGCCTGGCTGCGAGGCGCGCGGCGACTCTCCGGAGGAAGCCACCCACGCGCTCCGCGACGAGATGGCGGCGTGGATGGCCGGCGCGCTGGAGGAGGGCCGCTCGATTCCGAGACCTCGGAATGCGCCCGAGGCCGCGTCGGCCCGTCTCACACTCAACGTGCCCAAGACACTGCGCGAGGGGCTCGTCCAGGCGGCCGTGCGAGAGGGCCTGTCGCTCAATCAGCTCATCACGATCGCGCTCGCCGGAACGATCCGCTGGCGCCCCGCCGCCGGAGACAGCAACGGACGCTGGATCCAGGCACGCGCCGAGAACCTCATCAACTTGGATAACCCGCCCCGGCCCGGCCTTCGGCAGGCGCTGATGCTGAATGCCGTGCTGCTCGGGTTCGTGGCGGTGGCCGCATTGACCGTCCTCATCGTGGCCCTCGCAAACGGTTTCTGA
- a CDS encoding type II toxin-antitoxin system HicB family antitoxin, with product MESSLESSPLAGARYLDLPYRIILTKERRRGGNAWLALVEELPGCEARGDTPEEATVALREHMATWIASALERGQAIPRPRHDLDATNGQLSFAIPKSLHETIAHAAVREGLTVDQLVTVALAAVLQWRPRGEEPNGRWIQARAAGLAQGDNRTRQDLHRALTVNMVLLALVAVAAVVALIAAVAHGF from the coding sequence GTGGAGTCATCCTTGGAGTCATCACCCCTTGCGGGTGCGCGCTATCTGGATCTGCCCTACCGCATCATCCTCACCAAGGAGCGGCGAAGGGGTGGGAACGCGTGGCTCGCCCTGGTTGAAGAGCTTCCGGGCTGCGAGGCCCGTGGGGACACGCCGGAGGAAGCGACGGTCGCGCTGCGCGAGCACATGGCCACCTGGATCGCGAGCGCGCTCGAACGTGGGCAGGCGATACCGCGGCCACGGCACGATCTGGACGCGACCAACGGGCAGCTGTCGTTCGCAATTCCCAAGTCGCTTCACGAGACGATCGCGCACGCCGCTGTGCGCGAGGGCCTGACGGTGGACCAGCTCGTCACGGTCGCCCTCGCCGCGGTACTTCAGTGGCGGCCAAGGGGGGAAGAGCCCAACGGCCGCTGGATCCAGGCGCGCGCCGCGGGTCTCGCCCAGGGCGATAATCGCACCCGCCAAGATCTCCACCGGGCGCTCACGGTCAACATGGTGCTGCTCGCGCTCGTTGCCGTGGCCGCCGTGGTCGCCCTCATCGCGGCAGT
- a CDS encoding glycoside hydrolase family 2 TIM barrel-domain containing protein, with protein sequence MRAALIAAVLLVLPPAAAHAYVPSQRALYTDGPSGRYLLNHGWSTSRSRTGPWRSVSVPNSFNARDFSQRSELSRVQWYRERFSLPNAPDATGWRIRFESVNTTATVWLNGRKLGSHTGAHVPFELPANSVRIGQNELLVRVQGHASRNDIPPAGRERGWWNFGGILREVYLRKLTQLDLGAPQVIATPGNPAQVSFNAQVRNTGASSMPADVALTVTGPGGFSASLPVTGEETQPGGLTQVSTSFTIPGARLWSPGSPNLYELKATAGGQTTTIHFGVRQWSKGPGGQPLLNGQPLHLRGASFHEETLAHGDALTTADEDNIATELTALGANFTRQHYPPSERLLEAFDRLGIVFWEQIPVWRLKGKDLARQQLRRTILARLRQTILRDRNHPSVIAWGVANELVRGGRAETSYLAQAKALVRRLDPTRFFAADETVSPRMRLPAAFKKLDAFGISEYVGWYGNDRLSRVRPLFDSVHRQLPGVALFLTEFGAEANRGGSARTKGTYAFQSHWLGRQLTIADHTPYLGGAIVWLLRDYAVRPGWTGGNPRPSPPFSTKGLIDIHGKRKPAWRVVKRHFAAIPPQG encoded by the coding sequence ATGCGGGCCGCCCTCATCGCCGCCGTCCTCCTTGTGCTGCCGCCCGCGGCGGCGCACGCCTACGTCCCATCCCAGCGCGCGCTCTATACGGATGGCCCGAGCGGCCGCTATCTGCTCAACCACGGCTGGAGCACCAGCCGCTCCCGCACCGGTCCCTGGCGCTCCGTCTCGGTCCCGAACTCGTTCAACGCGCGTGACTTCTCGCAGCGCAGCGAGCTGTCGCGCGTGCAGTGGTACCGCGAGCGCTTCAGCCTCCCGAATGCCCCCGACGCCACTGGCTGGCGCATTCGCTTCGAGTCCGTGAACACCACCGCCACCGTGTGGCTGAATGGCAGGAAGCTCGGGTCGCACACGGGCGCACACGTGCCCTTCGAGCTGCCGGCCAACAGCGTCCGCATCGGGCAGAACGAGCTGCTCGTGCGGGTTCAGGGTCACGCGAGCCGCAACGACATCCCACCGGCGGGCCGCGAACGCGGCTGGTGGAACTTCGGCGGGATCCTGAGGGAGGTCTATCTCCGGAAGCTCACGCAGCTCGATCTGGGCGCCCCGCAGGTGATCGCCACGCCTGGCAACCCGGCGCAGGTGAGCTTCAACGCGCAGGTGCGAAACACTGGCGCGTCGAGCATGCCGGCGGACGTTGCGCTGACCGTGACCGGACCGGGCGGATTCAGCGCCTCGCTGCCCGTGACGGGCGAGGAGACTCAGCCCGGCGGGCTCACGCAGGTGAGCACGAGCTTCACGATCCCGGGCGCGCGACTCTGGAGTCCGGGTAGCCCCAACCTGTACGAGCTGAAGGCGACGGCCGGCGGCCAGACCACCACGATCCACTTCGGAGTACGCCAGTGGAGCAAGGGTCCCGGCGGCCAGCCCCTCCTCAACGGGCAGCCGCTCCATCTGCGCGGCGCGAGCTTCCACGAGGAGACGCTCGCGCACGGCGACGCTCTCACCACCGCGGACGAGGACAACATCGCCACGGAGCTCACGGCGCTCGGAGCGAACTTCACCCGGCAGCACTACCCGCCGAGTGAGCGGCTGCTCGAGGCATTCGACCGCCTGGGCATCGTGTTCTGGGAGCAGATCCCGGTATGGCGGCTGAAGGGCAAGGACCTCGCGCGGCAGCAGCTACGGCGCACGATCCTGGCGCGGCTGAGGCAGACGATCCTGCGCGATCGCAACCATCCGTCGGTGATTGCGTGGGGGGTGGCGAACGAACTCGTTCGAGGTGGGCGTGCCGAGACGTCGTATCTCGCCCAGGCGAAGGCACTCGTGCGTCGCCTCGACCCCACTCGCTTCTTCGCGGCGGACGAGACCGTGAGTCCACGCATGCGGCTTCCCGCCGCGTTCAAGAAGCTCGACGCGTTCGGGATCAGCGAGTACGTGGGCTGGTACGGCAACGACCGGCTGAGCAGGGTGCGGCCGCTGTTCGACTCGGTGCACAGACAGCTTCCGGGCGTGGCCCTCTTCCTCACCGAGTTCGGCGCGGAGGCAAACCGCGGCGGGTCGGCGCGCACGAAGGGCACGTACGCGTTCCAGTCGCACTGGCTGGGCAGGCAGCTCACCATCGCGGACCACACGCCGTACCTGGGCGGAGCGATCGTGTGGCTCCTGCGCGACTACGCGGTCCGCCCCGGCTGGACCGGTGGCAATCCCCGGCCATCTCCGCCGTTCAGCACGAAGGGGCTGATCGACATCCACGGGAAACGCAAGCCGGCGTGGCGGGTAGTCAAGCGCCACTTTGCGGCCATACCACCGCAGGGGTAG